Proteins from a single region of Paenibacillus sp. BIHB 4019:
- a CDS encoding glycerophosphodiester phosphodiesterase family protein, translated as MNKQQAGEAGNNKETAKRPLIIGHRGAAGEAPENTLASFQLAAEQGCDMVELDIHLSADNKLVVCHDATLDRTTTQTGLIRSMNYEAISKADAGSKFAAAFSGERAPLLEEVYALLPKPIEINVEAKDSYNGALDEALDAFLQEPGRMERTIVSSFDHKLLARLKARMPELRIGLLYGAALIAPAAYAGLMGCEVFSLHPHYSSIDAEDTAEAAKANIAVFPYTVNEEQDFLALLDKQVDGIITDFPGRLKQLLDRS; from the coding sequence ATGAATAAGCAGCAAGCAGGAGAAGCCGGAAACAACAAAGAAACAGCGAAGCGTCCGCTTATTATTGGGCATCGGGGAGCCGCGGGCGAAGCCCCGGAAAATACGCTCGCATCCTTTCAATTAGCTGCCGAACAAGGCTGTGATATGGTCGAACTGGACATCCATCTTTCAGCTGATAATAAGCTGGTCGTCTGCCATGATGCGACGCTGGATCGGACGACGACGCAGACTGGCCTGATCCGCAGCATGAATTATGAGGCGATCAGCAAGGCGGATGCGGGCAGCAAATTTGCCGCAGCATTTAGCGGGGAACGGGCACCGCTGCTGGAGGAAGTCTATGCGCTGCTTCCGAAGCCTATTGAAATTAATGTAGAAGCGAAGGACTCCTATAACGGCGCGCTGGATGAAGCGCTGGACGCTTTTTTGCAGGAGCCTGGACGCATGGAGCGCACGATTGTGTCCTCCTTCGATCATAAACTGCTGGCACGGCTGAAAGCACGGATGCCGGAGCTGCGGATCGGTCTGCTTTATGGGGCGGCATTAATTGCGCCAGCGGCGTATGCCGGGCTGATGGGCTGCGAAGTATTTTCGCTGCATCCGCATTACAGCAGCATTGACGCCGAGGATACGGCGGAAGCCGCAAAGGCAAATATCGCTGTTTTTCCCTATACCGTGAATGAAGAGCAAGATTTTCTGGCTTTGCTAGACAAGCAGGTGGACGGCATTATTACGGATTTTCCCGGCCGCTTAAAGCAGCTGCTGGATAGGAGCTAG
- a CDS encoding AraC family transcriptional regulator: protein MFGYRFQEPAVQPIYQLYATGYEKMDSLLYEWDGMKRTDGPLYLFQYTVSGCGQLELGDQRFSVPAGTAFMVEIPGKHRYFARDNGNGDNGNDDENGTPWEFYFVLFRQQHLGELWSAMLDSLGPLPTFPMDSPVIRMLQLIYAEARHGRIEDVHQASSLVYQFMMELSRSRSAERRQRSSWPDKVQRAAAYMEQHYTRPESLDDIAAAAGSSKYHLTRTFAEATGMTLLAYMTRLRMEKATQLLRQSPLSVHEVALAVGYTSGSYFSKVFRSWTGFPPSEFREAQELPATWRFMFD from the coding sequence GTGTTCGGCTACCGCTTTCAGGAGCCCGCCGTACAGCCTATCTACCAGCTCTATGCGACTGGCTATGAGAAAATGGACAGCCTTCTGTATGAATGGGACGGCATGAAGCGAACGGACGGGCCGCTTTATTTATTTCAATATACCGTTTCAGGCTGCGGCCAGCTGGAGCTGGGTGACCAGCGCTTCTCCGTCCCGGCAGGAACGGCCTTTATGGTGGAAATACCGGGGAAGCATCGCTATTTTGCACGGGATAATGGAAATGGTGACAACGGAAATGACGACGAGAACGGCACCCCATGGGAGTTTTATTTTGTACTGTTCCGGCAGCAGCATCTTGGGGAGCTATGGTCAGCCATGTTAGATTCGCTTGGTCCGCTCCCGACTTTTCCGATGGATTCTCCGGTTATTCGCATGCTCCAGCTCATTTATGCCGAGGCCAGGCATGGCCGGATTGAAGACGTTCATCAAGCTTCCTCGCTAGTGTATCAGTTTATGATGGAGCTGAGCCGCAGCCGTTCTGCCGAGCGCAGACAGCGCAGCAGCTGGCCTGATAAAGTGCAGCGTGCAGCTGCATATATGGAGCAGCATTACACCAGGCCGGAAAGCCTTGATGATATTGCGGCCGCCGCCGGATCATCGAAATACCATCTGACACGCACCTTTGCCGAAGCGACCGGCATGACACTGCTCGCCTATATGACGCGGCTGCGCATGGAGAAGGCTACCCAGCTGCTGCGGCAATCGCCCTTGTCTGTTCATGAGGTTGCGCTTGCGGTCGGCTACACGAGCGGCAGCTATTTCAGCAAGGTGTTCCGCAGCTGGACGGGCTTTCCGCCCAGCGAGTTTCGCGAGGCGCAGGAGCTGCCGGCCACGTGGCGGTTTATGTTTGACTGA
- a CDS encoding carbohydrate ABC transporter permease, protein MIKESAADRIVKLSIYVLITLFALYCIVPFLMVISSSMTTETSLLRDGYGLWPKEFSLKAYELIFKDATIYKAYGVTLFVTIVGTALAMLVTCALAYPLSIKTLKYRNGINFYVYFTMLFHGGLVANYLLITKYLGMANSIWVLIIPALVSPWNMFLMRNFFKSIDESLAESAKIDGANDLYILFRIILPISLPAIATVGLFYALAFWNKWFEAMLYISKEDLFPLQYLIMRIMSNVEFANTISSKVNIPGFATPTYTTRLATTVVTIGPIIFLYPFLQKYFVKGLMVGAVKG, encoded by the coding sequence ATGATCAAAGAAAGCGCAGCGGACCGCATAGTGAAGCTGTCCATTTATGTACTGATAACCTTATTCGCCCTCTATTGCATTGTGCCGTTTCTCATGGTCATCAGCAGCTCGATGACGACGGAGACGTCCTTGCTCCGCGATGGCTACGGCCTGTGGCCGAAAGAGTTTTCGCTTAAGGCGTATGAGCTGATTTTTAAAGATGCAACGATCTATAAAGCATACGGAGTCACGCTGTTTGTAACGATTGTCGGTACAGCGCTTGCGATGCTCGTTACGTGTGCCCTTGCTTATCCGCTGTCCATTAAGACGCTCAAATACCGCAATGGCATTAACTTCTATGTCTACTTTACGATGCTGTTCCATGGCGGGCTTGTTGCCAACTATTTGCTTATTACTAAATATTTAGGCATGGCGAACTCCATATGGGTGCTCATTATTCCAGCGCTCGTAAGTCCCTGGAATATGTTCCTTATGCGCAACTTCTTCAAATCGATAGACGAGTCGCTTGCTGAATCAGCAAAAATCGATGGCGCGAACGATCTATATATTTTATTCCGTATTATTTTGCCGATCTCGCTGCCTGCGATTGCCACGGTGGGCCTGTTCTATGCGCTCGCGTTCTGGAACAAATGGTTTGAGGCGATGCTCTATATTTCCAAGGAGGACTTGTTCCCGCTGCAATATTTAATTATGCGCATTATGAGCAATGTGGAGTTTGCCAACACCATTTCGTCAAAGGTCAATATTCCCGGCTTTGCGACGCCGACTTATACGACGCGGCTTGCAACGACGGTCGTCACGATTGGCCCGATTATTTTCCTCTATCCCTTCCTGCAAAAATATTTTGTCAAAGGCTTGATGGTAGGCGCAGTCAAAGGCTAG
- a CDS encoding antibiotic biosynthesis monooxygenase, with product MILEVAILQVKAGLADSFEASFKEASQIISSMKGYVHHELQRCLEEQNKYLLLVKWETLEDHTEGFRGSSEYQEWKRLLHHYYDPFPVVEHYTSIEL from the coding sequence ATGATTTTGGAAGTTGCTATTTTACAAGTCAAGGCAGGGCTCGCAGATTCGTTCGAGGCCAGCTTCAAGGAAGCTTCGCAAATCATTTCCAGCATGAAAGGCTACGTGCATCATGAGCTGCAGCGCTGCCTGGAGGAGCAAAATAAATACCTGCTGCTCGTGAAATGGGAGACGCTGGAGGACCATACAGAGGGCTTCCGCGGTTCCTCGGAATATCAGGAGTGGAAGCGGCTGCTGCATCATTATTATGATCCGTTTCCGGTCGTGGAGCATTACACGAGCATCGAGCTGTAG
- a CDS encoding ABC transporter substrate-binding protein, which yields MKQVFKSFFLMLAIVALVAACSNNSGGTNTPAASSATDGGGASANTALKPITLKVMLFGDKPTDLGSVLAEFENRTKDTLNTKLEFEFNTGDDHKQKMKLKMSTGEQVDLAFDAPWQNLSQHVSQGLYTELDKYFNNDDYPGLKAAFSEEFLASNKIDGHIYAIPLTQYYTDIEAVMVRKDLREKYGMDPIASYDDYKVYLDNVRKNEGSMIPLALKGARGFFKMFEVETNSQTFRGANWAVNGLGITGTGADFNVALSEDGKTVVGVTTIGDPVSEYASFPEPFNNPDNIYQAYDKYVAFNSYVQKDSLSEKDAIALFKAGKAASFEGTINDIPSVRQELQKAVPGADVEPFVYLSCAAGKKAGCIPTDYKAWNDLVIPITAQDPDRTMKFIDWIFASQENHDLFELGIEGTHWKAEGEKQYSLTEGSTNYIFPKYELTWNPVLSRVGSDNDPLTLDYLNYQGSNDSYFRIPLSGFTFNSDSVKTEIAKVQPKFDQAVQIFRHGLDPNWKQSAEKLNKELRALGLDTIREELKKQMQAYLDNGGI from the coding sequence ATGAAACAGGTGTTTAAATCATTTTTCCTGATGCTGGCCATCGTCGCTTTGGTTGCAGCTTGCTCGAACAACAGCGGTGGCACAAACACACCGGCCGCTTCCAGCGCGACAGATGGCGGAGGAGCTTCGGCAAACACAGCTTTGAAACCGATTACTTTAAAGGTTATGCTGTTCGGTGACAAGCCGACGGATTTAGGCAGCGTGCTTGCAGAGTTCGAGAACCGAACGAAGGATACGCTGAATACGAAGCTTGAGTTCGAATTTAATACAGGTGACGACCATAAGCAGAAGATGAAGCTGAAAATGTCTACTGGCGAGCAGGTCGATCTGGCCTTCGACGCGCCATGGCAGAACCTGAGCCAGCATGTCAGCCAAGGGCTGTATACGGAGCTGGATAAATATTTTAACAATGACGATTACCCTGGCCTGAAAGCCGCATTCTCGGAGGAGTTTCTCGCCAGCAATAAAATAGACGGCCATATTTATGCCATTCCGCTTACGCAATATTACACCGATATTGAAGCTGTTATGGTTCGTAAAGACTTGCGTGAAAAATATGGCATGGACCCGATTGCAAGCTACGACGATTACAAGGTTTATTTGGACAATGTCAGAAAAAATGAAGGCAGCATGATCCCTCTGGCGCTTAAAGGAGCGCGCGGCTTCTTCAAAATGTTCGAGGTCGAAACGAATTCACAGACGTTCCGCGGAGCCAACTGGGCGGTCAACGGACTCGGCATTACGGGAACAGGAGCCGACTTTAACGTCGCGTTGTCCGAGGATGGCAAAACCGTCGTTGGCGTAACGACAATCGGCGATCCTGTGTCCGAATATGCCAGCTTCCCGGAGCCGTTCAACAATCCAGATAATATTTATCAGGCTTACGACAAGTACGTGGCATTCAATTCCTATGTCCAGAAGGATTCACTTAGCGAGAAGGATGCTATCGCGCTGTTCAAGGCGGGAAAAGCCGCTTCGTTTGAAGGCACGATTAACGATATTCCAAGTGTTAGACAAGAGCTGCAGAAGGCGGTTCCTGGCGCAGACGTCGAGCCGTTCGTCTACTTGTCCTGCGCAGCAGGCAAAAAAGCCGGCTGCATTCCTACCGATTACAAAGCATGGAACGATCTGGTCATTCCCATTACGGCACAGGACCCAGACCGCACGATGAAGTTTATCGACTGGATTTTTGCCAGCCAGGAAAATCATGACCTGTTCGAGCTTGGCATCGAGGGAACCCACTGGAAGGCGGAAGGCGAGAAGCAATACAGCCTGACAGAAGGCTCAACGAATTACATTTTCCCTAAATATGAATTGACTTGGAATCCGGTTTTGTCCCGCGTGGGCTCAGATAACGACCCGCTTACGCTCGACTACTTGAACTATCAAGGCAGCAATGACAGCTATTTCCGTATCCCGCTCTCGGGCTTTACCTTTAATTCCGATTCGGTCAAAACAGAAATTGCCAAGGTGCAGCCGAAGTTTGACCAAGCGGTGCAAATTTTCAGGCACGGGCTTGATCCGAACTGGAAGCAGTCCGCCGAGAAATTGAACAAGGAGCTTCGTGCGCTCGGACTGGATACCATCCGTGAAGAGCTCAAGAAGCAAATGCAGGCTTATCTGGACAATGGCGGTATCTAA
- a CDS encoding glycoside hydrolase family 27 protein, whose translation MKHHELAVTPPMGWNSWDCYGASVKEEEVRANARYMAEHLKPFGWEYVVVDIQWYEPGAYSSSYRPFVPLEMDEYSRLLPAVNRFPSAADGQGFKPLSEYVHSLGLKFGIHIMRGIPRQAAHADTKILGTDATARSIAQAGDGSICPWNTDMYGVNTNKDGAQQYYNSLFELYASWGVDFVKVDDIAASRLYGIRADEISMIRQAIDSCGRPMVLSLSPGPAPVEHAEELTAGANMWRITDDYWDLWHLLYEMFERCEKWAPHVGPGHWPDCDMLPLGHLGIRSVDGGGADRWTRFTRDEQVTMMSLWSIFRSPLMFGGELNDNDEWTLSLLTNKEVLALHQNSRDARQVYRDSADRIVWTAGSAEGEGTAYVALFNAGDEAAVVSVSLSQLGLDGTRSVRDVWQQEKLGQCEDSLSYQLAPHASLLLKLTI comes from the coding sequence TTGAAGCATCACGAACTGGCTGTTACGCCGCCGATGGGCTGGAATAGCTGGGATTGTTATGGCGCAAGTGTGAAGGAAGAGGAAGTACGTGCCAATGCTCGTTATATGGCGGAGCATTTGAAGCCTTTTGGCTGGGAATATGTCGTGGTGGATATTCAGTGGTATGAGCCAGGAGCCTATTCCTCCTCGTACCGCCCTTTCGTGCCGCTGGAAATGGACGAATATTCCCGCTTGCTGCCCGCCGTTAACCGGTTCCCATCCGCTGCGGATGGACAAGGCTTTAAACCGCTTTCCGAATATGTACACAGTCTTGGACTTAAATTCGGCATTCATATTATGCGGGGCATTCCGCGCCAAGCCGCCCATGCCGATACGAAAATTCTCGGCACCGACGCAACTGCCCGCTCGATTGCACAAGCCGGTGACGGCAGCATTTGTCCGTGGAATACCGACATGTATGGCGTCAATACGAACAAGGATGGCGCCCAGCAATATTACAACTCGCTGTTTGAGCTGTATGCTTCATGGGGCGTAGACTTTGTAAAAGTCGATGATATCGCTGCTTCGAGGCTGTATGGCATCCGGGCTGATGAAATCAGCATGATTCGCCAGGCGATTGATAGTTGCGGACGGCCGATGGTGCTCAGTCTTTCCCCTGGCCCGGCTCCAGTCGAGCACGCCGAGGAGCTGACTGCTGGCGCCAACATGTGGCGGATTACGGACGACTACTGGGATTTGTGGCATCTGCTGTACGAAATGTTCGAGCGCTGTGAAAAATGGGCTCCCCATGTCGGCCCCGGCCACTGGCCGGATTGCGACATGCTGCCGCTCGGCCATCTCGGCATTCGCTCCGTAGACGGCGGCGGCGCAGACCGCTGGACGCGCTTTACCCGCGACGAGCAGGTAACGATGATGTCGCTATGGTCTATTTTCCGCTCACCGCTCATGTTCGGCGGGGAATTGAACGATAATGACGAATGGACGCTGTCGCTGCTCACGAATAAGGAGGTGCTTGCGCTGCATCAAAACAGCCGCGATGCCCGCCAAGTTTACCGCGATAGCGCAGACCGCATCGTATGGACGGCTGGCTCCGCTGAAGGCGAAGGCACCGCCTATGTCGCCCTGTTCAATGCGGGCGATGAAGCAGCTGTCGTATCGGTATCGCTAAGCCAGCTTGGGCTTGACGGTACGCGCAGCGTGCGGGATGTATGGCAGCAAGAGAAGCTAGGGCAATGCGAGGACTCGCTTTCCTATCAGCTTGCTCCACATGCCTCCCTTCTGCTGAAGCTCACCATTTAA